The proteins below come from a single Aptenodytes patagonicus chromosome 2, bAptPat1.pri.cur, whole genome shotgun sequence genomic window:
- the BET1 gene encoding BET1 homolog isoform X1, translating to MRRAGLGDGAPTGNYGYTNSGYSVYEEENERLTESLRTKVSAIKSLSIEIGTEVKNQNKMLSEMDNDFDSTGGILGATMGRLRTLSRGSQTKLLCYMMLFALFVFFVIYWIIKLR from the exons ATGAGGCGCGCGGGGCTGG GCGATGGTGCACCTACTGGTAACTATGGCTATACCAATAGTGGATATAGTgtttatgaagaagaaaatgaaaggttaaCAGAAAGTCTGCGTACAAAAGTCAGTGCCATTAAATCA ctttccATTGAAATTGGAACAgaagttaaaaaccaaaataaaatgttatcagAAATG GATAATGATTTTGACTCTACGGGTGGAATTCTAGGTGCAACGATGGGCAGATTGAGGACACTCTCCAGGGGAAGCCAGACAAAGCTATTATGCTACATGATGCtctttgcattgtttgttttttttgtaatATACTGGATTATTAAACTGAGGTGA
- the BET1 gene encoding BET1 homolog isoform X2 — MRRAGLGDGAPTGNYGYTNSGYSVYEEENERLTESLRTKVSAIKSLSIEIGTEVKNQNKMLSEMVQRWAD, encoded by the exons ATGAGGCGCGCGGGGCTGG GCGATGGTGCACCTACTGGTAACTATGGCTATACCAATAGTGGATATAGTgtttatgaagaagaaaatgaaaggttaaCAGAAAGTCTGCGTACAAAAGTCAGTGCCATTAAATCA ctttccATTGAAATTGGAACAgaagttaaaaaccaaaataaaatgttatcagAAATG GTGCAACGATGGGCAGATTGA